GTCGAGACGATCTTCGGCCTGCCCGGCGGGTGCATCCTGCCGGTGTACGACCCGATCATCGACAGCCCGATCCGCCACATCCTCGTGCGCCACGAGCAGGGTGCCGGTCACATGGCCGAGGGCTACGCCCACGTGACGGGCCGCCCGGGCGTCGCCATGGTGACGAGTGGCCCGGCGGCGACGAACATCGTCACCCCGCTGTGTGACGCCTACATGGACTCGATCCCGATGGTGGTCATCACCGGCCAGGTGTCGACCGCCGCGATCGGGACCGACGCGTTCCAGGAGTGCGACACCGTCGGCATCACGCGTTCGGTCACCAAGCACAACGAGTTGGTGACGAGCGCGGCGGACATTCCCCGGGCCGTGCGCGAGGCGTTCCACATCGCGCAGACGGGCCGCCCCGGCCCGGTGCTGCTCGACATCCCGAAGGACATCGTGGATCCGAAGAACCCGAACTCGGCGATGGAGTGGTACTGGCCGAGCGACTCCGAACTCGAAGCGGGCCTGCCCGGTTACAAGGTGCAGATGCACGCCGAGACCGAGGCGATCGCCGCCGCGGCGCGCATGATCGCCGAAGCGCGCCAGCCGGTGCTCTACGTCGGTGGCGGCGTCCTCAAGTCGCGCGGCGCCGAAGCGCTCAAGGAGTTCGCCGAGCTCACGGGCATCCCGGTCGTCACGACGCTGATGGCCCGCGGCGCGTTCCCCGACGGCCACCAGCTGTGTCTCGGCATGCCGGGCATGCACGGCAACTACACGGCGGTCACCGCCATGCAGAAGGCCGACCTGCTCGTCGCCCTCGGCGCCCGCTTCGACGACCGGGTGACGGGTCGCGTCGGCGCCTTCGCCCCCGACGCCAAGATCATCCACGCCGACATCGACCCAGCCGAGATGGGCAAGGTGCGCCGCCCCGACGTGCCGCTCGTGGGCGACGTGCGCTGCACGATCGAAGACCTCATCGCCGCCACCAAGCAACTCAAGCTCAAGCAGGCGGATCGCAGCGCGTGGAAGTCGACGATCA
This genomic stretch from Acidimicrobiales bacterium harbors:
- a CDS encoding acetolactate synthase large subunit; this translates as MHNARFATRSPTREAVFVFSAPVKEPPMKSEQMNGGQALIRALELEGVETIFGLPGGCILPVYDPIIDSPIRHILVRHEQGAGHMAEGYAHVTGRPGVAMVTSGPAATNIVTPLCDAYMDSIPMVVITGQVSTAAIGTDAFQECDTVGITRSVTKHNELVTSAADIPRAVREAFHIAQTGRPGPVLLDIPKDIVDPKNPNSAMEWYWPSDSELEAGLPGYKVQMHAETEAIAAAARMIAEARQPVLYVGGGVLKSRGAEALKEFAELTGIPVVTTLMARGAFPDGHQLCLGMPGMHGNYTAVTAMQKADLLVALGARFDDRVTGRVGAFAPDAKIIHADIDPAEMGKVRRPDVPLVGDVRCTIEDLIAATKQLKLKQADRSAWKSTISGWQEKFPLQYDEPQPGAGLKPQMVLEHLRESTPDDCIVASGVGQHQMWTSQYWRFNHPYTFVNSGGLGTMGFAVPAAIGAKVGRPDKMVWAVDGDGCFQMTAQELVTASAERIPVKIAILNNAYLGMVRQWQEMFYEERYSEVYLSPDLPDYVKWAEAMGCVGIRVESPEEIQPAIDKANAIDDRPVVIDFRTDSSEKVFPMVPAGASNDEIITGPIEGIVQ